From bacterium:
TCAGGTCGGTTTTGGAATAATCATTTTAATCCTTTTCTTTGCCTCGATGAATGATATAACAAGAATATTTGAGGGGTTTAAGTAATGCACCCGGTTTTGTTTAAGATAGGTCCACTTACCCTCTATACATACGGGCTTTTTTTGGCAATTGCCTTTATGGTTGGATTTTGGCTTGCTGAAAGGAGGGCTTTTGATTTAAAGAGGCATATCTCAAACATTGCTGTTTTAATTTTTGTCTCGGGTATAATTGGTGCAAGGATATTTAATGCTATTTCAAACCCATCATCCTATTCATTTATTGATGTTTTTATCTCAAGATCGGGCTTTACATTTCATGGAGGACTTATCTTTGCCATAATTTCTGTTTGGATATATTGCAAGAAAAAGGGCTTGCCATTCCTTAAGATTGCCGATATTTTCTCTCCCTCCTTTGCTATTGGGATGAGTATTGGAAGGATAGGTTGCTTTTTTGAAGGGTGTTGTTTTGGAAAGCCAACCAGCCTTCCCTGGGGAATTCTATTTCCTGTGGGAAGCTGGGGATGGAAGAGATTTGGAAATATCCCCCTTCATCCAACCCAACTCTATTCATCCCTTTTAGATTTTATCCTATTCTTAATTCTCATTAAGATTAAGCCAAAGAGGAATGGTTTTCTCTTTTTCTCATTCCTTTTGGGATATTCCATAATCCGCTTTTTTGTTGAGTTTTTAAGGGATCAACCCCTATTTCTTTTTTCCCTTACCCAACCACAGGTTGTATTTTTTATCGTGGGCATAATAATAAGTATTATATGGTTTTTATATGGTAAGAATAAGCAATCTATATAAATCCTTTGGGCAAATTGAGGTTTTAAAGGGAATAGAGCTAGAGATAAAAAATAGCGAGATTGTTGCTATTGTTGGAGCATCTGGGGTTGGGAAATCTACCTTGCTCCATATCATAGGTGGCATAGAAAAACCATCATCTGGGAATGTCCTTTTTAATGATTGTGACATTTTTGCATTAAAAGAGGACAACCTTAATAGATTTAGGGCAAAGAATATGGGATTTATCTTGCAATTTTATAACCTTTTCTCAAATTTATCTATTTTTGAAAATGTATTGATTCCTTCGCTTATTATGGGAAATAATGCAAGCAAGAGGGCTTATGAGCTTATTTCATTTTTGGGTTTATCTTCCAAGATTAACCATCTTCCAAATTACTTATCCTTTGGCGAGCAGCAAAGGGTAGCTATTGCAAGGGCTTTGATCAATTCTCCAGAAATAATTATTGCAGATGAGCCAACCGGCTCTCTTGATAAAAATATGGCAATTGAGGTATATGAGATGTTAAAATCCATTGTTAAAAGAGAAAACAAGGCTTTAATAATTGCTACCCATAATGAGGAGCTTTCAAAAATGGCAGATCGGCTCTTTAGACTATCTGACGGACGGTTAAGATGAGAAAGGAAAAAATAATAAGGGAGACAAAAGAGACAAGGGTAGAGGTAAATCTAACTCTTGATGGTTGTGGAATGT
This genomic window contains:
- the lgt gene encoding prolipoprotein diacylglyceryl transferase is translated as MHPVLFKIGPLTLYTYGLFLAIAFMVGFWLAERRAFDLKRHISNIAVLIFVSGIIGARIFNAISNPSSYSFIDVFISRSGFTFHGGLIFAIISVWIYCKKKGLPFLKIADIFSPSFAIGMSIGRIGCFFEGCCFGKPTSLPWGILFPVGSWGWKRFGNIPLHPTQLYSSLLDFILFLILIKIKPKRNGFLFFSFLLGYSIIRFFVEFLRDQPLFLFSLTQPQVVFFIVGIIISIIWFLYGKNKQSI
- a CDS encoding ABC transporter ATP-binding protein, which gives rise to MVRISNLYKSFGQIEVLKGIELEIKNSEIVAIVGASGVGKSTLLHIIGGIEKPSSGNVLFNDCDIFALKEDNLNRFRAKNMGFILQFYNLFSNLSIFENVLIPSLIMGNNASKRAYELISFLGLSSKINHLPNYLSFGEQQRVAIARALINSPEIIIADEPTGSLDKNMAIEVYEMLKSIVKRENKALIIATHNEELSKMADRLFRLSDGRLR